From the genome of Flavobacterium sediminis:
TACTGGAGTTCAAAGTACAGGAACGCCACACTTAGGAAATTTGTTAGGAGCTATTCTTCCGGCCATTGAAATGACCCAAAAGCCGGAGAACGAATCGTTCCTATTTATTGCAGACTTGCATTCTATTACACAAATTAAAGATGGCGAGTTATTACGCGCTAATACCTATAGTGTTGCGGCTACATGGCTGGCATGCGGATTAGATACTCAAAAAGTAGTATTCTACCGTCAAAGTGATGTTCCGCAGGTTACAGAACTTTCGTGGTATTTGAGTTGTTTTTTTCCGTACCAACGTTTAACGTTGGCACATTCTTTTAAAGATAAAGCAGACCGTTTAGACGATGTAAATGCCGGATTGTTTACCTATCCGATGCTAATGGCAGCCGATATTTTATTGTATGATGCTGAATTTGTTCCGGTAGGGAAAGATCAATTACAACATTTAGAGATTACCCGAGATGTTGCTTCCCGATTCAATCATCAAATGGGAGAAACGTTTGTGCTTCCGGAAGCAAAGATCGATGAAACTATTATGATCATTCCAGGAACTGACGGAGAGAAAATGAGTAAATCGCGCAATAAC
Proteins encoded in this window:
- the trpS gene encoding tryptophan--tRNA ligase, whose translation is MAKILTGVQSTGTPHLGNLLGAILPAIEMTQKPENESFLFIADLHSITQIKDGELLRANTYSVAATWLACGLDTQKVVFYRQSDVPQVTELSWYLSCFFPYQRLTLAHSFKDKADRLDDVNAGLFTYPMLMAADILLYDAEFVPVGKDQLQHLEITRDVASRFNHQMGETFVLPEAKIDETIMIIPGTDGEKMSKSRNNFINIFEEDKKLRKQIMGIQTDSTPLEEPKNPDTCNCFAIYKLLATPEQTAEMRKNYLAGGYGYGHAKQALFELVVEKFATQREKYHYYMNNLEEVDKLLLAGAEKASAIGGNVLRRVREKLGY